In Solanum lycopersicum chromosome 5, SLM_r2.1, the following are encoded in one genomic region:
- the LOC101267115 gene encoding uncharacterized protein isoform X3, protein MNNGYRAHAGSVSPVRHRNADHRYSTDFDHSGGPQRSHGFGSGRDPGRHRDYSPPYGRGRHAGRFVGRSYDGPGYGGRQVRGEGLPRSNPNVRPRDGDWMCTDPLCNNLNFARRENCNKCKRPRYAPPGSPRRGYPSPPPHHRNPGPPINRSPGRFVNGYRSPPRGWARDDPRDFRAGVPHSRFEGRFADPPIRRDRPAFADADGRDRSRFERPPALDWGHRERGRDSYLSERKGYERRTPSPPHPPVLPPRGQWPRDTRERSRSPVRGGPPPKDYRRDVYMGRGRDDRRVGRGAY, encoded by the exons ATGAACAATG GATATAGAGCGCATGCAGGTTCTGTTTCACCTGTGCGCCATAGGAATGCAGATCATCGGTATAGTACTGATTTTGATCATTCAGGTGGCCCGCAACGTAGTCATGGATTTGGTAGCGGTAGAGATCCTGGTAGACATCGAGACTATTCCCCCCCTTATGGTCGCGGGAGACATGCTGGCAGGTTTGTTGGCAGAAGTTATGATGGACCTGGTTATGGTGGACGGCAAGTTAGAGGAGAAGGTCTGCCTAGAAGCAATCCAAATGTACGGCCAAGAGATGGTGATTGGATGTGCACGGATCCCTT GTGTAACAACTTGAACTTTGCAAGACGAGAGAACTGTAACAAGTGCAAAAGGCCTCGATATGCACCTCCAGGAAGTCCTCGGAGGGGTTATCCCAGCCCACCTCCTCATCATCGCAATCCTGGCCCCCCAATCAACCGTTCTCCAGGAAGGTTTGTGAATGGGTATAGGTCCCCTCCTCGCGGCTGGGCTAGAGATGACCCCCGAGATTTCAGAGCTGGTGTTCCTCATTCAAGATTTGAAGGGAGGTTTGCAGATCCTCCAATCCGTAGAGATAGGCCTGCTTTTGCTGATGCTGATGGTAGGGATCGAAGTAGGTTTGAGCGGCCTCCAGCCCTGGATTGGGGACATAGAGAGCGCGGGAGAGACAGCTATTTGAGTGAGAGAAAAGGTTATGAAAGGCGAACACCATCTCCACCTCATCCACCAGTACTACCACCTCGTGGCCAATGGCCACGTGATACCAGGGAAAGAAGCCGTTCTCCAGTGAGAGGTGGACCACCGCCCAAAGACTATCGCCGTGATGTATACATGGGAAGGGGGCGAGATGATCGGAGGGTTGGACGAGGTGCATATTAG